Proteins co-encoded in one Stenotrophomonas maltophilia genomic window:
- a CDS encoding M48 family metallopeptidase has protein sequence MRNDPFSRSPQGPQRRGLFGNIRWWVLLLAAGYAAFYWFSNRTVDPYTGEKVMIDSSLDARQETALGLQAYQQILSQEPPMDPNAPIARDVRDIAQRLIAKVDVVETALAQEHGVQPAHFARDFQWEVNVIPSEQANAFCLPGGKMAVYTGLVPVARTRDAMAVVMGHEIAHALLRHGAQRMAQQKLTQIGQVAGAASGMDAQQQQMMMSAMGYGYLLPYARSHETQADEVGLMLAAAACFDPREAVPLWQRMGQASGGQAPPEFASTHPNPGTRIQNLQALMPKALEYRQKFCEQAK, from the coding sequence ATGCGCAACGATCCCTTTTCCCGCTCGCCACAGGGCCCGCAACGGCGCGGCCTGTTCGGCAACATCCGCTGGTGGGTGCTGCTGCTGGCCGCCGGTTATGCCGCGTTCTACTGGTTTTCCAACCGCACGGTGGATCCCTATACCGGCGAAAAGGTCATGATCGACAGCAGCCTGGATGCGCGCCAGGAGACCGCGCTGGGCCTGCAGGCGTACCAGCAGATCCTCTCGCAGGAACCGCCGATGGATCCGAACGCGCCGATCGCGCGCGACGTGCGTGACATCGCGCAGCGACTGATTGCCAAGGTGGATGTGGTGGAGACCGCGCTGGCGCAGGAACACGGCGTGCAGCCGGCGCACTTTGCGCGTGATTTCCAGTGGGAAGTGAACGTGATTCCGTCCGAGCAGGCCAATGCGTTCTGCCTGCCGGGCGGCAAGATGGCGGTCTATACCGGGCTGGTGCCGGTGGCGCGCACCCGCGATGCGATGGCGGTGGTGATGGGCCACGAAATCGCCCATGCGCTGTTGCGCCACGGTGCGCAGCGCATGGCGCAGCAGAAGCTGACCCAGATCGGGCAGGTGGCCGGCGCCGCCAGCGGCATGGATGCGCAGCAGCAACAGATGATGATGTCGGCGATGGGCTACGGCTACCTGCTGCCGTATGCGCGCAGCCACGAGACCCAGGCCGACGAAGTGGGGCTGATGCTGGCCGCGGCGGCGTGCTTCGACCCGCGCGAGGCGGTGCCGTTGTGGCAGCGGATGGGCCAGGCCAGCGGTGGCCAGGCACCGCCGGAGTTTGCCTCCACCCATCCCAACCCGGGCACCCGCATCCAGAACCTGCAGGCGCTGATGCCGAAGGCGCTCGAGTACCGGCAGAAGTTCTGCGAGCAGGCGAAGTAG
- the xseA gene encoding exodeoxyribonuclease VII large subunit: MQPRNNDILTPSQLNTLARDLLEGSFPAIWVEAELGSVARPASGHLYFTLKDARAQLRAAMFRMKAQYLKFVPREGMRVLVRGKVTLYDARGEYQMVLDHMEEAGEGALRRAFEELKARLDAEGLFDPARKRPLPAHVQRLAVITSPTGAAVRDVLSVLGRRFPLLEVDLLPTLVQGSTAAAQITRLLQAADASGRYDVILLTRGGGSLEDLWAFNDEALARAIAASRTPVVSAVGHETDFSLSDFAADLRAPTPSVAAELLVPDQRELALRLRRTAARMVQLQRQAMQQAMQRADRALLRLNAQSPQARLELLRRRQLELGRRLHAAFNQQQERRAARLRHAVAVLRGHHPQRQLDAMQRRLAALRGRPQAAMQRRLERDALRLRGVARSLEAISPLATVARGYSILTRSDDGTLVRKVDQVRPGDALQARVGDGVIDVQVK, translated from the coding sequence ATGCAGCCACGCAACAACGACATCCTCACCCCCAGCCAGCTCAACACCCTGGCCCGCGACCTGCTGGAAGGCAGCTTCCCGGCGATCTGGGTCGAGGCCGAGCTCGGCAGCGTGGCGCGACCTGCCTCCGGCCACCTGTACTTCACCCTGAAGGATGCGCGTGCCCAGCTGCGCGCTGCGATGTTCCGGATGAAGGCGCAGTACCTGAAATTCGTGCCGCGCGAAGGCATGCGCGTGCTGGTGCGTGGCAAAGTGACCCTGTACGACGCACGCGGCGAGTACCAGATGGTGCTCGACCACATGGAGGAAGCCGGCGAAGGCGCGTTGCGCCGTGCGTTCGAGGAACTGAAGGCCCGACTGGACGCCGAAGGCCTGTTCGACCCGGCACGCAAGCGCCCGCTGCCGGCCCATGTGCAGCGCCTGGCAGTGATCACCTCGCCTACCGGTGCCGCCGTGCGCGACGTGCTGAGCGTGCTCGGCCGCCGCTTCCCGCTGCTGGAAGTGGATCTGCTGCCGACCCTGGTCCAGGGCAGCACGGCGGCTGCGCAGATCACCCGCCTGCTGCAGGCCGCCGATGCCAGCGGACGCTACGACGTGATCCTGCTGACCCGCGGTGGCGGTTCGCTGGAAGACCTGTGGGCGTTCAATGACGAAGCCCTCGCCCGTGCGATCGCCGCCAGCCGCACTCCGGTGGTGTCGGCGGTGGGCCACGAAACCGACTTCAGCCTCAGCGATTTCGCGGCCGACCTGCGCGCTCCGACACCGTCGGTGGCGGCCGAACTGCTGGTACCGGACCAGCGCGAACTGGCCTTGCGCCTGCGCCGCACCGCCGCGCGCATGGTGCAGTTGCAACGGCAGGCGATGCAGCAGGCGATGCAGCGCGCCGATCGCGCCCTGCTGCGCCTGAACGCCCAGAGCCCGCAGGCACGGTTGGAGCTCCTGCGCCGGCGCCAACTGGAGCTGGGCCGGCGCCTGCATGCGGCATTCAACCAGCAGCAGGAGCGTCGTGCAGCCCGGCTGCGGCACGCGGTGGCCGTGCTGCGCGGTCATCACCCGCAACGCCAGCTCGACGCGATGCAGCGGCGCCTGGCGGCCCTGCGCGGGCGTCCGCAGGCCGCAATGCAGCGGCGGCTGGAGCGCGATGCGCTGCGCCTGCGCGGGGTAGCGCGCTCGCTGGAAGCGATCAGCCCGCTGGCGACCGTCGCGCGTGGCTACAGCATCCTCACCCGCAGCGACGACGGTACGCTGGTGCGGAAGGTCGATCAGGTACGGCCCGGCGATGCCCTGCAGGCGCGCGTTGGCGACGGCGTGATCGACGTGCAGGTCAAGTAG